A region from the Pempheris klunzingeri isolate RE-2024b chromosome 17, fPemKlu1.hap1, whole genome shotgun sequence genome encodes:
- the hao1 gene encoding 2-Hydroxyacid oxidase 1, translated as MSGLRVCVSDFEEEARKVLPKAVYDYYRSGSDEQKTLADNVAAFSRWYLVPRVLRDVSAVDLSVSVLGQKLSMPLCVAATAMQRMAHPEGETATARACQAVGTGMMLSSWATSTIEEVMSAMTASPGDGGVLWLQLYIYKDRELTLSLVRRAEEAGYKAIFVTVDTPYLGRRWDDMRNHFKLPPHLSMSNFSTATLAFSEGNYGNDSGLAVYVAKAIDPTLCWDDITWLKKHTNLPLIVKGILNGEDAVQALNHGVDGILVSNHGARQLDGVPATLDVLEEVVRAVQGRCDVYMDGGVRRGTDVLKALALGAKAVFVGRPVLWGLACQGEQGVIELLGLLKEELRLAMALSGCRSVSEVSRSLVRRAEFNSRM; from the exons ATGTCaggcctgcgtgtgtgtgtgtcggactTTGAGGAGGAAGCCAGGAAAGTTCTTCCTAAAGCTGTGTACGACTACTACCGCTCAGGATCTGATGAGCAAAAAACACTGGCTGACAACGTTGCTGCCTTTAGCAG gtggtATCTGGTCCCCCGGGTGCTGAGGGATGTGTCCGCTGTGGATCTGTCAGTCTCTGTGCTGGGCCAGAAGCTCAGCATGCCGCTGTGTGTTGCAGCCACAGCAATGCAGAGAATGGCTCATCCTGAGGGAGAGACAGCTACGGCaagag CATGCCAAGCAGTGGGAACAGGGATGATGCTGAGCTCCTGGGCCACTTCTACTATAGAGGAAGTGATGTCAGCGATGACAGCCTCACCGGGCGACGGGGGCGTcctgtggctgcaactttacATCTATAAAGACCGAGAGCTCACATTATCGTTGGTCCGCCGGGCAGAGGAGGCGGGCTACAAGGCTATCTTTGTTACCGTGGATACTCCATACCTGGGGAGGAGATGGGACGACATGCGCAACCACTTTAAACTGCCCCCACATCTGAG catGTCTAACTTCTCAACAGCCACCCTGGCTTTCTCTGAAGGAAACTATGGCAATGACAGTGGTTTGGCTGTTTATGTTGCAAAAGCAATAGACCCCACTCTCTGCTGGGATGACATCACCtggctgaaaaaacacacaaatctacCTTTGATTGTGAAAGGAATACTGaatg gcGAGGATGCTGTTCAGGCTCTGAACCATGGTGTCGACGGTATCCTGGTGTCCAATCATGGAGCTCGACAGCTGGATGGAGTTCCTGCCACg ctgGACGTGTTGGAGGAGGTCGTGAGGGCGGTGCAGGGCCGCTGTGACGTCTACATGGACGGAGGGGTGAGGCGAGGGACGGACGTCCTGAAGGCCTTAGCTCTGGGAGCAAAGGCTGTCTTCGTCGGCAGGCCAGTGCTGTGGGGCCTCGCTTGCCAG GGGGAACAGGGAGTTATTGAGCTTCTGGGCCTTCTAAAAGAGGAGCTGCGGCTGGCTATGGCCCTGTCAg gTTGTCGCTCTGTATCTGAGGTTAGCAGATCCCTGGTCAGGAGAGCGGAGTTCAACTCCAGGATGTGA
- the ppp1r35 gene encoding protein phosphatase 1 regulatory subunit 35, whose protein sequence is MRSSSSLLSPPPSPHPIPLPLCPSSSSVTHCPELDLSVTLSPAPKSGHTHLKPRSVKQQSDQSHQKAHPRGQTGRKGNTQVCFAEPVTVTITPEPHVTLNRHALPQQPIRSQRRRRGRYHAPTQCEEPPAAAASQDPACLERAELNTTLALKAELQSVQGAEFNAQKAIQETLRRSERTKNLINTRATEVVNVSRSQLLFTSLVSVEVKNDQLLSQAMQDRLLLAPPPRCQGTKTTDGPSLLLFKTPDLLRQKPLPREEEPVNYKPCPLTRPTHSTFDLYRRLRRCEATP, encoded by the exons ATGAGGagttcctcctccctcctctctccaccgCCTTCCCCCCATCCCAttcccctccccctctgtccctcctcctcctctgtgactcaCTGTCCTGAACTCGACCTGTCGGTCACACTCAGCCCTGCGCCTAAGTCTggccacacacacctgaagccCCgctcagtgaagcagcagagtgACCAATCACATCAGAAGGCCCACCCCCGAGGGCAGACAGGAAGAAAGGGGAACACACAG gtgtgttttgCTGAGCCAGTGACCGTTACTATAACACCGGAGCCTCATGTTACACTGAACAGACACGCCTTGcctcagcagccaatcagaagtcagaggaggaggagagggcgtTACCATG CCCCCACACAGTGTGAGGAaccccctgctgctgcagccagtcAAGATCCAGCCTGTCTGGAGAGGGCTGAGCTAAACACCACTCTAGCTCTGAAGGCGGAGCTTCAGTCAGTGCAG GGCGCAGAGTTTAACGCCCAGAAGGCCATTCAGGAGACTCTACGCAGGTCAGAGAGGACCAAAAACCTGATCAACACAAGAGCTACTGaag tAGTGAATGTCTCTCGCTCCCAGCTTCTCTTCACCTCTTTGGTCAGTGTGGAAGTAAAAAATGATCAGCTGCTCAGCCAGGCGATGCAGGATAGGCTACTTCTGGCCCCACCCCCCCGCTGCCAAGGCACCAAGACCACAGATggcccctccctcctcctcttcaagACCCCTGACCTCCTCAGGCAGAAGCCCCTCCCACGAGAGGAGGAGCCAGTCAACTATAAGCCCTGCCCATTGACACGCCCCACCCACTCAACCTTTGACCTTTACAGAAGACTAAGACGCTGTGAAGCCACGCCCTGA
- the lin7b gene encoding protein lin-7 homolog B, which yields MMSSYYHPAKEADMAAMTEPLCLERDVCRVIELLDRLQRSGELPPPKLQALQRVLQSKFCAAIREVYEQLYDTLDIVGGPEVRAQATAKATVAAFAASEGHAHPRVVELPKTEEGLGFNIMGGKEQNSPIYISRVIPGGVADRQGGLKRGDQLLSVNGVSVEGEHHEKAVELLKAAQGSVKLVVRYTPKVLEEMEARFEKMRSARRRQQHTSYSSLESRG from the exons ATGATGTCCTCTTACTACCACCCTGCCAAGGAGGCAGACATGGCGGCCATGACGGAGCCGCTCTGCCTGGAGAGAG ATGTGTGCAGGGTGATCGAGCTGCTGGACCGGCTGCAGCGGAGCGGTGAGCTGCCTCCTCCCAAACTGCAGGCCTTACAGAGAGTCCTACAGAGCAAATTCTGCGCCGCCATCAGAGAG GTGTATGAGCAGCTATACGACACTCTAGACATTGTTGGAGGACCAGAGGTGCGAGCACAGGCAACAGCCAAG GCCACAGTGGCAGCCTTTGCAGCCAGCGAGGGCCACGCCCACCCAAGGGTGGTGGAGCTCCCCAAGACAGAGGAAGGTCTGGGGTTTAACATCATGGGGGGCAAAGAGCAGAACTCCCCCATCTACATCTCCAGAGTGATCCCCGGAGGAGTGGCTGACCGCCAAGGAGGACTGAAGAGAGGCgatcagctgctgtctgttaaTGGAGTG AGCGTTGAGGGGGAGCACCATGAGAAGgctgtggagctgctgaaggccGCCCAGGGCTCAGTCAAGCTGGTGGTCCGCTACACCCCAAAGGTCCTGGAGGAAATGGAGGCGCGCTTTGAGAAGATGAGGAGTGCCAGGAGACGACAGCAGCACACCAGCTACTC ATCTCTGGAGTCCAGGGGCTAG